One genomic region from Capra hircus breed San Clemente chromosome 18, ASM170441v1, whole genome shotgun sequence encodes:
- the POP4 gene encoding ribonuclease P protein subunit p29, protein MTSVAYHAFSQKEAKEFDVQHPGAQRAKAFVRAFLKRSMPRMSQQALEDHLQRKAVVLEYFTHRKRKEKRKKSKGLSAKQRRELRLFDIKPEQQRYSLFLPLHELWKQYIRDLCNGLKPDTQPQMIQAKLLKADLHGAVVSVTKSKCPSYVGVTGILLQETKHVFKIITKEDRLKVIPKLNCVFTVEIDGFISYIYGSKFQLRSSERSAKKFKAKGTIDL, encoded by the exons ATGACGA gTGTGGCCTACCATGCCTTTTCTCAGAAAGAGGCAAAAGAGTTCGACGTTCAG CACCCGGGAGCCCAGCGGGCCAAGGCCTTTGTGAGGGCCTTCCTGAAGCGGAGCATGCCCCGCATGAGCCAGCAAGCCCTAGAGGACCACCTGCAACGCAAGGCCGTTGTCCTGGAGTACTTCACTCATCGGAAgcgaaaggaaaagagaaagaaatctaaAGGCCTTTCTGCCAAGCAGAGGAGGGAGCTGCGCCTCTTTGACATTAAACCAGAGCAGCAGAG ATACAGTCTTTTTCTTCCTCTACATGAACTCTGGAAACAGTACATCCGGGATCTATGTAATGGCCTCAAACCAGACAC GCAGCCACAGATGATTCAGGCCAAGCTTCTAAAGGCAGACCTTCACGGCGCTGTTGTTTCAG TTACAAAATCCAAGTGCCCCTCCTATGTGGGTGTTACAGGGATCCTTCTACAAGAGACAAAGCATGTTTTCAAAATCATCACTAAAGAAGACCGCCTGAAAG TTATCCCCAAGCTAAACTGTGTGTTCACCGTGGAGATCGATGGCTTTATTTCCTACATTTATGGTAGCAAATTCCAGCTGCGGTCAAGTGAGCGGTCTGCAAAAAAGTTCAAAGCCAAGGGAACAATTGACCTGTGA